The genomic window TCGACGGTGGGCCCGAGTTGGCGGCATCCTGGAACGCCGAATGGGTGCGCATGCGCACCGACGGCCGCGTCGAGTGGTCTCCCGGCTTCTCCGGCGAGATCTTCTCCTGAGCCCGTCCTTCTCATCCCCCCTGTTTCGCCTCCCCTGAAGGGTTCCCCCATGAGCACCACGCTCACCGCCGGCTCGACCCGCGTCCTCGGCCTCATCGGTCGCGTCTCGATGTACCGGCTCGTCATGGCGTCGCTCGGTCTTCTCGCCGTGTTCTCGCTCGTCCTGTCGTTCGCGGGCCTCGTGGTCCCGCAGCCCCTGGCGATCGTCGCGAGCGCCGTGGTGCTCACCGCCGCGTGCGCCCTCACGGATCTCGTCGCGCAAAGTCTGCTCCGGATGCCGCGACGCCTGGAGTCCTCGCTGATCACGGCCGGGATCCTGTTGTTCGTCCTGCGTCCGTCGGTGGAGCCGATGGGCCTGGCCGGCCTCGTTCTCGCCGGTGTCGTGGCATCCGCCTCGAAATACGTGCTCGCCTGGCGCGGTCGGCACATCTTCAACCCCGCCGCGACCGGCGCGACCGTCTTGACGATCGTGAGCATCTGGGCGCCCGACCTGGGGTCTTCGGCGTGGTGGGTCGGTTCGCCGTGGCTCGCGGCACCCGTCCTGTTGCTGGGAGTGCTGCTTCTGCTCCGCACCGACAAACTGCCGATCGTGGTCGTCTTCTGGGTCGTCGCGATGGCCGTCGCCTTCCTCCGCACGAGCGTGCAGTTCCAGGCCGCGGGATTCCCGGTCGATGTGCCGAGCGTGCTGCTGCAGGTGGCGTTCTCCTCGCCTTTCCTGTTCCTGGGCGCGTTCATGCTGTCCGAGCCCCTGACCCTTCCGCCCCGTCGCGTGCAGCAGTATCTCGTGGCGATCGTCGTCGGCGTCCTGGCCGGGTGGCCGCTGCCAGTGGGCGAGATCACCCTCGGTCAGGAGCGCGCGCTGCTCGTCGGCAATCTGCTCGCCTTCCTGTTCTGCCTGCGCGCGGCCGTGCGCCTGCGCGTGGAACGTCGGCGCGATGTCACCCCGACGGTGCGCGAACTCTCGTTCCGGGCCGCCCGGCCCTTCTCGTTCCACCCCGGGCAGTACCTCGAACTGGACGTGCCGCACCGTCGCCCCGACGCCCGGGGCACGCGCCGCGAATTCTCGATCGTCTCGGCCCCGGAGGACCTGCCCGAGGTGCGGATCGCGTTCAAGGACGGCTCGCAGTCGTCGTACAAGCGCGCGCTGGCGGCCGTCGAGCCGGGCTCGACCCTCGCCGTCACGGGCGTCTGGGGCGACTTCGTCCTCCCCTCGCGGCCGACCTCGCCCGTCCTCCTGGTCGCCGCCGGCATCGGCGTGACCCCGTTCGTCTCGCAGCTGCGCCACCTCGTGGCGACGAACCAGGACCGCGACATCGTTCTCGTGTACGTGGTGTCCGAGGCGTCCGAGCTCGCCTTCCGCGACGAGATCGCCGCCGCGGGGATCCCCGTGATCGTCTTCTCGCGCGACGAGCCGCGCGATCTGCCCCAGCGCTGGGTGTGGGCCGGACCGGATCGAGTGGATGCCGAGGCGCTCCTGCGGACCGTCCCCGACATCGCACAGCGTGCCGCGTACGTCTCGGGCCCGCCGCGACTGATCTCGGCGCTCGCGCCCGCCCTGGGCAAGGCGAAGTCGCTGACGACCGACGCGTTCGCGGGGTACTGACACCACGGTGGCGGTGTGGGGCCCGAGCGGGAAGAGTGGGGGCATGGAGTCGCCGTGTCGGAGGTCATCGCGCGGGGCGAGAACCTCGTCATCGCGCTGACGGGCGTGCGGATCTTCTCCGACGGCGTCGAACTTCTTACCGAGCGGCACCTGCGGCGCGGGACGGCCGACGAACGCGGCTGGCGCGAGATGCACGGAATGTTCGCCGAGCACTGGGGAAGGGCGCCGCTGACGCCCGAGCGGCTGCGCTGGGGCCTCGTGCTCGGCGACGGCACGCGGCTCTTCGCTGAGGACCGCTTCGGGGCCCCGGCTGACGGCGTGGACGGCGGCGCCTCCGTGCGGGTGAACGGCGGGAGCGGCAGCGGGGACGACCACCGCTACACCATGCGCAGCCAGCTCTGGCTGCACCCGCTACCCCCGGAGGGTCCGCTCGAACTCGTCGTCCAGTGGCCCGCGTTCGGCGTTCCCGAGTCGCGGGTCATCCTCGACGGGGGAGCGATGAGCGCTCTCGCAGCGAGCGTGCGGCCGCTCTGGGGGTGAAGCGCGCTCGGAGGGCCGTCGCGGTGCTCGCGACGGTGGCGAACGACGTCGACCGCACCGGTACCGTCTACGACGGCCCCCGCGCGCCCGACATCGAGGTCGCGCCCGGTCCCGACCTCGAGGCGGCGCGGACGGCGGTCAGATCGCGGTGCGCCTGACCTGCGGCATCCCGTGGTCTCAGACCGTGTCCGCGATTACCGGATCCGCGGGCTTCGCCGGGAGGCGCACCTCGAAGGTCGTGTCGCCGGGAGTGCTCGTGACCGAGATCGTTCCGCGGTGGGCGTCGACGATCGCCCGCGCGATCGACAGGCCCAGGCCGGTACCGCCGGTCTTGCGGTCGCGCGAGCGATCGGCGCGGGCGAACCGCTCGAAGAGCTGCGAGGCGACCGAGGGATCGATGCCGGGACCGTTGTCGTGCACCCGGAGCACGGCCTCGGCGCCCTCGTGCGCCACCGACACGTCGACCTCGCTGCCCGCGGGCGTGTGCGTGCGGGCGTTGGCGAGCAGGTTCGCCACGACCTGGTGCAGGCGTGCGGCGTCTCCGGCGAGCTCGACGGGGGTGTCGGGCACGTCGATCGTCCACGAATGGTCGGGGCCGGCGGGGCGCGCATCTCCGACGGCCTCGACCGCCAGTCGCGTGAGGTCGACCGAACCGTAGACGAGCTCCTGCCCCTCGTCGAGGCGCGCGAGCAGAAGCAGATCCTCCACGAGCGTAGTCATGCGCAGGGACTGCGCCTGGATGCGCTCGAGCGACTGCTCGGTGGTCTCGACGGCCAGAGAGATGCGCTGGCGACTCTCGTCGTCCTGCGCCTGACGCATGGCGCGCAGCGACAGCTCCGAGAAGCCGCGAATGGATGCCAGGGGCGTACGCAGTTCGTGGCTGGCGTCGGCGACGAACCGGCGCATCAGCTCTTCGTTGCGCTGGCGGGCGCTGAGGGAGGCGTCGACGCGGTCGAGAAGGGTGTTCAGGGCCGTGCCGACCTGACCGATCTCGGTGTGGTCGTCGACCTGATCGGCGGGCACGCGCTCGGTGATCGAGACGTCGCCCTGATCCATGCGCAGCGACGCCACGCGGGTGGCCGTCTCGGCGACGGCGCGCAGCGGCCGGAGTCCCAGCCGGATGACGATCGCGATGATGACGGCGAGGAGCAGCAGGCCGCCCGTGGTGACCAGGGCGACGGTGGTCAGGATCGCGCCGATGGTGCTGGTGACGCTCGAGAGGGGGAGACCGACCAAGAAGATGCTGTCGCTGCCGGGCGTCTGGAACGGGCGGACGAGGTACTCGCCGAGGTTCGGCAGGTCGACGGTCTGGGCGTTCGGGTCGGCGGCTGCGGCCTGCAGGCTGTCGGCGATCCGGCCGAGGTCGTCGGTGGTGAGCGCGCGCGCTCCGTTGTCACCGACCACGGCGCCCGTGATGCCCGTGCCGCGCGAGTTCATGACGAGCAGGGTGCCGGAGTCGAAGAACCCCGACTCGAGAACCTGTTCCGCCGAACTCTGGAAGGCGGCACGCGGTTGGATGGACGCGGCCGCCTCGTCGACCTGGGCGCCGAGGTTGACGTAGAGCACCTGAGTGAGGATGGCGCTGGTCGAGATCCCGATCATCACGAGGATGAAGGCGACCATGCCGATGACGGCGGTCATCAAGCGCGCCTGGAGAGTCCAGGGGCGACGGAGCCTCAGCGACAGAGGCTCCTTCTTAGGTCTGGGGGTGGACTCCTGTTCGGAATCGGCGTCGGGGGCGTCGGTCTCCCAGACCTCCGCGGGGGGAACAGGGGGAGCTGGTCGCGGCGGGGTACTCACTGAGGGGCTTTGATCATGTAGCCCACGCCGCGCACGGTGTGGATGAGCGGGTCGTTCCCGGCGTCGATCTTCTTCCGCAGGTACGAGATGTAGAGCTCGACGACGCTGGACCGACCGCCGAAGTCGTAGTTCCACACGCGATCGAGGATCTGCGCCTTCGACACCACGCGGCGCTGGTTGCGCATGAGGAAGCGCAGCAGTTCGAACTCGGTGGCGGTGAGCTCGATCTCCTTGCCGCCGCGGATGACCTCGTGGCTGTCCTCGTTCAGCGAGAGGTCGCCGACGCGGAGGATCGGCTCCGAGTCGCGCGTCAAGGCCGTGCCGGCGCGACGCATGAGCCCCCGCAGACGCGCGACGACCTCTTCGAGGCTGAACGGCTTGGTGACGTAGTCGTCGCCGCCGGCGGTCAGACCCGCGACGCGATCGGCCACGGCATCTTTCGCGGTGAGGAAGAGCACGGGCACGTCGTTGCCCGAGTGGCGCAGGCGCTGGAGGACGGCCATGCCGTCGAGGTCGGGCATCATGATGTCGAGCACCATGGCATCCGGCTCGAAATCGCGCGCGGACTGCAGGGCGTCGAAGCCCGATCCGGCGGTCTTGACGTCCCAGCCCTCCATGCGCAGCGCCATCGACAGCAGGTCGGTGAGCATCTGCTCGTCGTCCACGACGAGGACGCGGAGGGCACTTCCGTCGGGGCGGGTGAAGGTGGGGGCGGCGGCGGTCGCGGTCATAGAACTCATTGTGCTCTCGTATCTATGAGCTTTCTATGGCGAGCCTTATGGGAATCCTGGGAACGCGAGATCCGGCTGCTGAGAACGCGCGCCACGAGCACCCCGATCGTCGCTCCGAGAGTGTTGGCCGCCACGTCGCCGACGTCGGCCACACGCGTCGGCAAGAAGAGCAGTTGGGTGATCTCGATCGCGCAACTCACGGTCAGGCCGAGCAGGATGCCGTGCCACCAGCGCCCCCGCCACGCGATCACGAGCAGACCCAGCGGCACGAACATGACGACGTTCGACAGGGATTCGACGACGTCGAAGGTGATCCACGCCGTCGCGGGGGACTGCCGGAGCGCGTCGAGCAGACGACCCAGGATGCCGCCCACCTCGGCGTCGTATATCGAGGGGCGCAGCGTCATCCACCACACCGCGACGGCGTAGACGCACGAAGCGGCGACGAGCCATGCCCGTCGCCGCTTCGTCACCGTCGATCCCTCGGGATCAGTGGGTGTCTTCGGCTTCGATCTCGGTGCGGTCGCCCGACCAGAGGGTGTGGAAGGTGCCCTCCTTGTCGATGCGACGGTAGGTGTGCGCACCGAAGAAGTCGCGCTGGCCCTGGATGAGGGCGGCGGGCAGACGCTCGGCGCGCAGGCCGTCGTAGTACGCCAGCGACGAGCTGAAGGCCGGGGCCGGGATGCCACTGGCCGCCGACAGTGACACGATGTGGCGCCATGCGTCCTGGGCGCGGCCGAGCGCCTCGACGAAGTATGGAGCGGTCAGCAGCACCGGCAGCTCGGCTTCGGCGTCGTACGCCTCGGCGATGCGGTTGAGGAACTGCGCGCGGATGATGCAGCCGCCGCGCCAGATCTTCGACACGGCGCCCAAGTCGATGCTCCAGTCGTACTGCGCGGCGCCGGCGCGGATCTCGTCGAAGCCCTGCGAGTACGCGACGATCTTCGAGGCGTACAGCGCCAGGCGCACCTGCTCGATGAACGCGTCGGCGTCCTCTCCCGACAGCACCTCGGTGCCCGAGGGGCCGGGGAGCTCGCGCGAGACCGAGCGCTGCTCGGGGTGGCTCGACAGCGACCGCGCGAAGGTGGCCTCGGCGATGCCCGACACCGGCACGCCCAGGTCGAGGGCGGTCTGCACGGTCCACGCGCCGGTGCCCTTGGCGCCGGCCTGGTCGAGGATCACGTCGACGAGCGGCTTGCCCGTGTCGGCGTCGGTCTGGCGCAGCACCTCGGCGGTGATCTCGATGAGGTACGACTCGAGCTCGCCGCGGTTCCACTCGGCGAACACGTCGGCGATCTCGGCCGGGCTCTTGCCCGTGGCGCGGCGGATGAGGTCATAGGCCTCGGCGATGAGCTGCATGTCGGCGTACTCGATGCCGTTGTGCACCATCTTGACGAAGTGGCCGGCGCCGTCGTGGCCCACGTGCGTGACGCAGGGCTCGCCCTCGGCGACCGCGGCGATCGACTTCAGGATCGGCCCGAGCGTGGACCAGGCTTCGTCGGAACCGCCGGGCATGATCGAGGGGCCGCGCAGCGCGCCCTCTTCGCCGCCCGAGACGCCCATGCCGACGAAGTTGATGCCGGTGTCGCGCACGGCCTTCTCGCGGCGGATGGTGTCGGTGAACAGGGCGTTGCCGCCGTCGACGATGATGTCGCCGGGCTCGAAGACCTTGACGAGCTCGTCGATGACGAAGTCGGTGGGGCGACCGGCCTTGACCATGATGATCGCGGTGCGCGGCTTCGACAGCGACGCGGCGAAGTCCTCGTACGAGAACGAGGCGACGAAGTTCGCCTCGGGGTGCTGCTCGAGCACGTGCTCGGTCTTGTCCTTGCTGCGGTTGAAGATCGCGACCGTGTTGCCCTCGCGGCTCGCGAGGTTGCGGGCGAGGTTCGAGCCCATGACCGCGAGGCCCACGACGCCGATGTTGGCGCGACCGTCGCCCTCGCCTTCGGGGCGGGAGTCGGCCTCGGCGGTGGGACGATCCACCTCTTCGATGCCGGGTGCACCCTCGTGCACCTGTGCGGCC from Microbacterium testaceum includes these protein-coding regions:
- a CDS encoding FAD-dependent oxidoreductase, translated to MSTTLTAGSTRVLGLIGRVSMYRLVMASLGLLAVFSLVLSFAGLVVPQPLAIVASAVVLTAACALTDLVAQSLLRMPRRLESSLITAGILLFVLRPSVEPMGLAGLVLAGVVASASKYVLAWRGRHIFNPAATGATVLTIVSIWAPDLGSSAWWVGSPWLAAPVLLLGVLLLLRTDKLPIVVVFWVVAMAVAFLRTSVQFQAAGFPVDVPSVLLQVAFSSPFLFLGAFMLSEPLTLPPRRVQQYLVAIVVGVLAGWPLPVGEITLGQERALLVGNLLAFLFCLRAAVRLRVERRRDVTPTVRELSFRAARPFSFHPGQYLELDVPHRRPDARGTRREFSIVSAPEDLPEVRIAFKDGSQSSYKRALAAVEPGSTLAVTGVWGDFVLPSRPTSPVLLVAAGIGVTPFVSQLRHLVATNQDRDIVLVYVVSEASELAFRDEIAAAGIPVIVFSRDEPRDLPQRWVWAGPDRVDAEALLRTVPDIAQRAAYVSGPPRLISALAPALGKAKSLTTDAFAGY
- a CDS encoding sensor histidine kinase — translated: MTAVIGMVAFILVMIGISTSAILTQVLYVNLGAQVDEAAASIQPRAAFQSSAEQVLESGFFDSGTLLVMNSRGTGITGAVVGDNGARALTTDDLGRIADSLQAAAADPNAQTVDLPNLGEYLVRPFQTPGSDSIFLVGLPLSSVTSTIGAILTTVALVTTGGLLLLAVIIAIVIRLGLRPLRAVAETATRVASLRMDQGDVSITERVPADQVDDHTEIGQVGTALNTLLDRVDASLSARQRNEELMRRFVADASHELRTPLASIRGFSELSLRAMRQAQDDESRQRISLAVETTEQSLERIQAQSLRMTTLVEDLLLLARLDEGQELVYGSVDLTRLAVEAVGDARPAGPDHSWTIDVPDTPVELAGDAARLHQVVANLLANARTHTPAGSEVDVSVAHEGAEAVLRVHDNGPGIDPSVASQLFERFARADRSRDRKTGGTGLGLSIARAIVDAHRGTISVTSTPGDTTFEVRLPAKPADPVIADTV
- a CDS encoding response regulator transcription factor, with translation MTATAAAPTFTRPDGSALRVLVVDDEQMLTDLLSMALRMEGWDVKTAGSGFDALQSARDFEPDAMVLDIMMPDLDGMAVLQRLRHSGNDVPVLFLTAKDAVADRVAGLTAGGDDYVTKPFSLEEVVARLRGLMRRAGTALTRDSEPILRVGDLSLNEDSHEVIRGGKEIELTATEFELLRFLMRNQRRVVSKAQILDRVWNYDFGGRSSVVELYISYLRKKIDAGNDPLIHTVRGVGYMIKAPQ
- a CDS encoding VanZ family protein; translated protein: MTKRRRAWLVAASCVYAVAVWWMTLRPSIYDAEVGGILGRLLDALRQSPATAWITFDVVESLSNVVMFVPLGLLVIAWRGRWWHGILLGLTVSCAIEITQLLFLPTRVADVGDVAANTLGATIGVLVARVLSSRISRSQDSHKARHRKLIDTRAQ
- the gndA gene encoding NADP-dependent phosphogluconate dehydrogenase; translated protein: MTSTPSPTGPSSDQDQAPHTAAQVHEGAPGIEEVDRPTAEADSRPEGEGDGRANIGVVGLAVMGSNLARNLASREGNTVAIFNRSKDKTEHVLEQHPEANFVASFSYEDFAASLSKPRTAIIMVKAGRPTDFVIDELVKVFEPGDIIVDGGNALFTDTIRREKAVRDTGINFVGMGVSGGEEGALRGPSIMPGGSDEAWSTLGPILKSIAAVAEGEPCVTHVGHDGAGHFVKMVHNGIEYADMQLIAEAYDLIRRATGKSPAEIADVFAEWNRGELESYLIEITAEVLRQTDADTGKPLVDVILDQAGAKGTGAWTVQTALDLGVPVSGIAEATFARSLSSHPEQRSVSRELPGPSGTEVLSGEDADAFIEQVRLALYASKIVAYSQGFDEIRAGAAQYDWSIDLGAVSKIWRGGCIIRAQFLNRIAEAYDAEAELPVLLTAPYFVEALGRAQDAWRHIVSLSAASGIPAPAFSSSLAYYDGLRAERLPAALIQGQRDFFGAHTYRRIDKEGTFHTLWSGDRTEIEAEDTH